One Vitis riparia cultivar Riparia Gloire de Montpellier isolate 1030 chromosome 4, EGFV_Vit.rip_1.0, whole genome shotgun sequence genomic window carries:
- the LOC117912007 gene encoding histidine kinase 5, with product MVCEMENDSIEEMDVEVLHSMWPEDIGNDAGNQFNMDRPGADQDMLEEVNIVEEPSIVDFKRLLELTNYSEKGSSQLAYLVKNWEYKQANAVRLLKEELDNLSRQRQEVELKKLEILEEHRFVEERYGGDKRPISILDDIYDIWQEVPRRRNSVVVQNKRLEIDAEYDTVIYWKQRAVHLEKLLEASVQREHMLMEKVQESIKSLERQSSPVEELSQILKRADNFLHFVLQNAPVVIGHQDKELRYRFIYNHFPSLQEEDIIGKTDVEIFTGAGVKESQEFKKEVLERGLPAKREITFETELFGSKTFLIYVEPVFSKAGDTIGVNYMGMDVTDQVRKREKMMKIREEIAVQKAKETELNKTIHITEETMRAKQMLATMSHEIRSPLSGVVSIAEILATTNLDRHQRQLLNVMLSSGDLVLQLINDILDLSKVESGVMKLEATKFRPREVVKHVLQTAAASLQKILTLEGHVADDVPLEVTGDVLRIRQILTNLISNAVKFTHEGKVGINLYVIPEPSSGNGEGCPQMFIDDQSTVSANIPKEQKCLSPSQSSCTSKGSHTQNHALNDEPIDPINHDDSKQEDKENSHPLETTVWIRCDVYDTGIGIPEHALPTLFKKYMQVSADHARKYGGTGLGLAICKQLVELMGGHMTVSSREHSGSTFTFILPYKVSLISDHSDDPDELSDMADDDASTDDKNAGFFQFHPRTLGSLFSSGGSGRTQKLPPNNIGYDSLHKLNGLSDDSYSFPFNKVTSKEMTSLEDACSVVDAAETLSEPESLLRHNAEPDNDNAVGRGKKCQDEANGQVHNHSTGSTNHSKVSKEVDEMGKTSEAPEMCVRLEISERSSQCTSSSSPEEPKSTLKPKILLVEDSKINVMVTQSMMKQLGHTIDVVNNGIEAVRAVQCRSYDLILMDVCMPVMDGLQATRIIRSFEETGNWDAAVKAGIEPSTCSSDSLPNGQDSMTATKRVPIIAMTANALSESADECYANGMDSFVSKPVTFQKLTQCLQQYLT from the exons ATGGTTTGTGAGATGGAGAATGATAGCATTGAGGAAATGGATGTTGAGGTCCTCCACTCTATGTGGCCTGAAGACATTGGGAATGATGCTGGAAACCAATTCAATATGGATAGGCCAGGAGCAGATCAAGATATGTTGGAAGAGGTTAATATTGTTGAGGAGCCTTCTATAGTCGATTTTAAGCGCCTTTTAGAGCTAACCAATTACAGTGAGAAGGGATCCTCTCAGCTAGCATATCTCGTAAAGAATTGGGAGTATAAGCAGGCAAATGCTGTGCGCCTTCTTAAAGAAGAGCTCGACAATCTAAGCAGACAAAGGCAGGAAGTTGAGCTCAAGAAATTGGAGATATTGGAGGAGCATCGATTTGTTGAAGAAAGATATGGTGGTGACAAACGTCCAATTTCTATACTGGATGACATTTATGATATATGGCAAGAAGTTCCACGGAGGAGAAATAGTGTTGTTGTTCAAAATAAAAGACTTGAAATAGATGCTGAATATGACACTGTCATATACTGGAAGCAGCGAGCTGTGCATTTAGAGAAATTGTTAGAGGCAAGTGTCCAGAGAGAGCATATGCTTATGGAGAAGGTGCAGGAAAGCATAAAAAGTCTGGAAAGGCAGTCATCCCCAGTGGAGGAACTGTCCCAGATTCTGAAAAGAGCAGATAATTTCTTACATTTCGTTCTACAGAATGCACCTGTTGTTATTGGCCATCAG GATAAAGAGCTGCGGTATCGTTTCATCTATAATCATTTCCCAAGTTTGCAAGAGGAG GACATCATAGGAAAAACAGACGTGGAGATTTTTACTGGTGCTGGTGTGAAGGAATCTCAGGAATTCAAGAAAGAGGTCTTGGAACGAGGATTGCCTGCAAAAAGGGAAATTACATTCGAGACTGAATTATTTGGTTCAAAGACATTTTTGATTTATGTGGAACCTGTCTTTAGCAAGGCAGGTGATACAATTGGTGTGAACTACATGGGGATGGATGTGACTGATCAG gtaaggaaaagagaaaagatgatgaaaatTCGAGAGGAGATAGCTGTACAAAAAGCCAAGGAAACAGAATTGAACAAAACAATTCATATAACAG AGGAGACAATGCGAGCAAAACAGATGCTAGCCACCATGTCTCATGAGATAAGATCTCCTCTATCTGGGGTTGTTAGCATCGCTGAAATTCTTGCCACTACAAACCTTGACCGGCACCAACGACAACTATTGAATGTCATGCTATCTTCAGGAGATTTGGTCCTTCAACTTATAAATGACATCCTTGATCTTTCCAAGGTTGAGTCAG GAGTTATGAAGTTGGAAGCTACAAAATTCCGGCCAAGAGAGGTAGTAAAGCATGTACTCCAAACTGCTGCTGCGTCATTGCAAAAGATACTGACCTTGGAAGGACATGTTGCGGATGACGTTCCTCTTGAG GTCACTGGAGATGTCCTAAGGATTCGACAAATTCTCACCAACTTGATTAG CAATGCGGTGAAGTTTACCCATGAAGGAAAAGTTGGGATAAACCTTTATGTGATACCAGAGCCATCCTCTGGAAATGGAGAAGGATGTCCTCAAATGTTCATTGATGATCAGTCAACAGTTTCAGCAAATATACCTAAAGAACAGAAATGTTTATCCCCATCCCAGTCTAGCTGCACTTCAAAAGGTTCTCATACTCAGAATCATGCACTTAATGATGAGCCTATAGACCCCATTAATCATGATGATTCAAAGCAGGAAGATAAAGAGAACTCTCACCCACTTGAGACAACTGTGTGGATACGATGTGATGTATATGACACTGGAATTGGAATACCAG AACATGCCTTACctactttatttaaaaaatacatgcAAGTCAGTGCAGATCATGCTCGTAAGTATGGTGGGACAGGATTGGGTTTGGCAATCTGCAAACAACTG GTTGAGCTGATGGGGGGGCATATGACTGTGTCCAGCAGAGAGCACTCTGGGTCTACTTTTACTTTTATTCTACCTTATAAGGTCTCACTGATAAGTGATCATTCGGATGATCCTGATGAGCTCTCAGATATGGCTGATGACGATGCCTCAACAGATGATAAAAATGCTGGATTTTTTCAATTCCACCCACGCACTCTGGGTTCACTATTCTCTTCTGGTGGATCTGGCAGGACCCAAAAACTACCACCAAATAATATTGGGTATGACAGCTTACATAAGCTCAATGGGCTCTCGGATGATTCCTATTCTTTCCCATTCAATAAGGTCACATCAAAAGAGATGACATCTCTTGAAGACGCATGTTCAGTAGTTGATGCTGCAGAGACATTATCTGAACCTGAAAGTTTGTTAAGGCACAATGCAGAGCCTGATAATGATAATGCAGTTGGTAGAGGCAAAAAATGTCAAGATGAAGCCAATGGTCAAGTCCATAATCATAGTACGGGTTCAACTAATCACTCAAAGGTAAGCAAAGAAGTAGATGAAATGGGAAAAACAAGTGAGGCTCCAGAGATGTGTGTAAGGCTGGAGATATCTGAAAGAAGCTCTCAGTGCACTTCTAGCAGCAGTCCAGAAGAACCCAAATCAACATTAAAGCCTAAGATCCTTCTTGTAGAAGATAGTAAGATTAATGTAATGGTGACCCAGTCAATGATGAAGCAGTTAGGCCACACCATAGATGTTGTGAATAATGGAATTGAAGCCGTTCGTGCAGTTCAATGCCGTAGTTATGATCTCATTCTGATG